The region CGGGTGGCACGCGAGCTGCACGACACGGTCACGCAGAGCCTCACCGGCCTCGTCATGGTCGTCCAGCGCTCCCAGCGCGACCACGCCGGGGGTGCCGACGACGCCGTGACGACGGCCAACCTCGACCTCCTGGGTGACCTCGCCACGGGTGCGCTGGCCGAGTCGCGGGCGCTCGTGACCGAGTACGCGCCGACCGCGGCGCTGGCCGACGCGCTCGCCCGGGTGACCGCCGCCTTCGAGCGCGAGACGGGTCTTGCCGTCGAGCTCTCGTGCACCGCCTCCGGGCTCGGGCGCGAGGAGGAGGTGGCCGTGCTGCGGACCGTGCAGGAGGCGCTCGCGAACGTGCGCAAGCACGCCCGCGCCTCCCGCGCACGGGTCGAGGTGACGGGCGGCGAGGACGGGGTCGCGATCGAGGTATCGGACGACGGCGTGGGGCCACCGACCGCTCCGTCCCCCACCGCGGGGTACGGCCTGCGCGGGCTGCACGACCGGCTCGCCCTCGTGGGCGGCTGGGTCGCGTTCGGCGCCAGGGAGCCGCGCGGGGGCTCGCTGCGCGCGTTCGTCCCGACGGCGCCGCGCTCGGACGCCGCGGCCCGGGACGAGGTCGCGACGTGAGCGTGCCCGGCGCCGTCGTGCCCGCGCCCGTGCCCGCGCCCGTGCGCGTGCTCGTCGCCGACGACCACCCGATCGTCCGCGCGGGCATCGTCGGCCTGCTCGCGGGTGAGGGCGGTGTCGACGTCGTGGGCGAGGCCGGCGACGGCGCCGCGGCGGTCGAGCTGGCCGCTCGGCTGCGTCCCGACGTCGTGCTCATGGACCTGCGGATGCCCGTGCTCGACGGCGTGCGCGCGACCGCGCGCGTGGTCGCGCTCGACCGGCCGCGACCTCGCGTCCTGGTGCTGACGACCTACGAGAGCGACGAGATGATCCTCGCCGCGATCGAGGCCGGCGCCAGCGGCTACCTGATCAAGGCGGCCCCGCCGGCCGAGATCGTCGCGGGCGTCCGGGCCGTCGCCGCCGGCACGTCGGCGCTCTCGCCCGCCGTCGCGACGGCGCTGGTCGCCCGGGTGCGCGACCAGCCCGGCACCGCGCCGACCCCGGGCCCGCGCGCGCCGTCGGCCGCCGACGCCACCGCTGTCGACGTCGACGCACCGACCCTCACCGACCGGGAGCACGACGTGCTGCGCCTCGTGGCCGACGGCCTGTCCAACCCCGCCATCGGACGGCGCCTGTTCATCGGCGAGGCGACCGTGAAGTCGCACCTGCTGCGCGTCTTCGCCAAGCTCGAGGTCTCCGACCGCACCCGCGCCGTCACGCGCGCGATGGAGCTCGGCCTGCTGGAGCGACCGACGTCACCACCGTGAGCCCCGGCGGGCCTGACGGACCCCCGAGGGCCCGACCTACACTCGAAGGATGACGACCGACCCCCGCCTCGACGCCGTCCACCAGGCTCTCGCGGGTGTCCTGGACCCGGAGATCCGCCGCCCGATCACCGAGCTCGACATGGTGCGCGAGGTCCGGATCGAGGCCGACCACGCCGTCGTCGGCGTCGCCCTGACCACGGCCGGCTGCCCGCTGCGGGACACCATCACCGCGAACGTGACCGCGGCGGTCGAGGCCGTCGAGGGGGTGGCGAGCGTCGCCGTCGAGCTCACGGTGATGACCGACGACGAGCGCACCCAGCTGCGCACCAAGCTCCGCGGCGGCACCGCCGAACCCGTCATCCCGTTCGCGCAGCCCGACTCCCTCACGCGTGTCATCGCCGTCGCCTCGGGCAAGGGCGGCGTCGGCAAGTCGACCGTCACGGCGAACCTCGCCGTCGCGATGGCGAAGCAGGGGCTGCGCGTGGGCGTGCTCGACGCCGACATCTACGGCTTCTCGATCCCGCTCATGCTGGGCGTGGAGCACTCCCCCACCAAGGTCTCCGACATGATCCTGCCGCCGGTGGCGCACGACGTGAAGGTCATCTCGATCGGCATGTTCGCCGCGCCCGGCCAGCCCGTGGTCTGGCGGGGGCCGATGCTGCACCGCGCGCTGCAGCAGTTCCTCGCCGACGTCTTCTGGGGCGACCTCGACGTGCTCCTGCTGGACCTCCCGCCCGGCACCGGCGACATCGCGATCTCGGTGGCGCAGCTCGTGCCCGGCGCGGACCTGCTCGTCGTCACGACGCCGCAGACCGCGGCCGCCGACGTCGCCGCGCGCGCCGGGTCGATGGCCGCGCAGACCCGGCAGAACGTCATCGGCGTCGTGGAGAACATGTCCTGGCTGACGCAGCCCGACGGGAGCAGGCTCGAGCTCTTCGGCAGCGGCGGTGGCGAGGCGGTCGCCCAGCGCCTGACGGACTCGCTGGGCTACCGGGTGGACCTGCTGTCCCAGGTGCCGCTCGACGTCGTCGTGCGAGAGGGGGCGACGGTGGGACCCCGGCCGCACTCGGGGACGCGGAGGGCGAGGGTGTGCGGGCGCTGCGTGCGCTCGCGGAACGGCTCGCGGTGCGCGAGCGCGGGCTGTCGGGCCGGCGGCTCAGCCTCAGCATCGTGTAGCCGCGCGCGGCGCACGGTCCCGCGCCGCGGTCGGCCTCAGGTGGCCTCGTCGTCGAACGGGGCGCCGTCCGCCGGGGCGGCGCCGGAGGCACTCGTCCCACCGGTGCCGGTGGGGGCGGACGGGCGTGGGCGCGCCGCGGCGGCTCCCCCGGCCGCCGCAGCCGCCGTCGCGGCGGCGGCGCCGCTCGTCGGAGGTGTCGCCGTGCGAGGTGCCCGCGGCGGACGGCGCGGCGCGACGTCCTCCATGAGGGCCTCGCGCACGATCCGGCGCGGGTCGTACTGACGGGGGTCGAGGTCGCGCAGGTCGTCGAAGCTGTCGCCCATCTCCTCCCGGACCCGCTCGGTGGCCCCGCGCGCGATGTCGCGCAGCTCGCGCACGAGGCGGCCGAGCTGGGCGGCGAACGTCGGCAGCCGTTCGGGGCCGACGACGAGCAGCACCACCACGATCAGGATGCCGATCTCCCACGGGTTGGGGAAGCTGATCACGGAGCCGCGCTCGCCTGCTCGCCGAGCACCACCTCGACCTCGCGGTCGCCGCCGGCCTCACGCACGGTGAGCACGACGGTCTCACCCGGTGCCCGCGCACGGATGGCGATGATCAGCTCGTCCGGCATGGTCACGGGCGTGCCGTCGATCGCGACGATGACGTCGCCCGGCCGGATCCCGGCGGCCTCGGCGGCTCCCCGGGGGTGAGCGGCTCGGTGCCGTTGGACGGCTCGATCGCCACCTTCACGCCGACACCGGTGTAGGTGGAGTCGAGCAGCACGCCGATCACCGGGTAGGTGGCGACGCCGGTGGCGATCAGCTGTTCGGCCGTGCGGCGGGCCTGGTTGCTCGGGATCGCGAACCCGAGGCCGATGCTGCCGCCCGCGGCCACGCCCTGCGGCTGCGCGATGGCCGAGTTGATGCCGATCACGCGACCGGCGGAGTCCAGGAGCGGGCCGCCGGAGTTGCCGGGGTTGATCGCCGCGTCGGTCTGGATCGCGTTGATGAACGAGGTCTGCTCGCCCTCGCCGGCCTGCACGGGCCGGTTGAGCGCCGAGACGATGCCCGCGGTGACCGTGCCCTGCAGGCCGAGCGGTGCGCCGACCGCGACGACGTCGTTGCCGACCGCCACCGCGTCGGAGTCACCGAGCGGCAGCGGGACCAGGTCCGTGCGATCCACCCGGACGACGGCGAGGTCGTAGTCACCGGTGAGGCCGACGAGCTCGGCGACCGCCTGCTCGCCGTCGCTGAACACGACCGTGATCTCCGCGCCGGACTCGGCCGCGTAGGCGACGACGTGGGCGTTCGTCAGGATGTGCCCGTCCTCGCGCAGCACGAAGCCGGAGCCGCGCGACATGCCGTCCGGCGTCGGGATCTGCAGCGTGACGGTGCTGGGGAGCGCGGCGGCCGCGATCGCCGTGACGTCGATGCCGCCCGTGGCCGCGGGCCCGCCGGTCGACGGTGGCTGGGGCAGCGTCGAGGGGACGGGGGACGACGGGTCGGAGGGGCCGGTGGGGTCGGCCGGGCCGGCGCCGGGCGCCTGATCCGCCAGCGTCTCGATCCCGAACCGCGGGGCCAGCACGAGGCCGAGGAGCGTGCCCACCAGCAGGGCGAGGCTCGTGAGCGCGGCGACGGCGGGGACCGCGACCCCGCGCCGGCGGTCGCGGCGACGACGGCCGCGCCTGCCGGGCGCCGGGGGCTGCTCGCTGGGTCCCCCGGGCGCGACGACCTGCTGGAACGGCTGCCCGGTCCCCTGCTCCCCGCCCGGTACGGGATCGCCGACCGTCTCGCCGGGCGCCGGCCACGGCCAGTGCTGGGGTCCGCTCTCGCGC is a window of Litorihabitans aurantiacus DNA encoding:
- a CDS encoding sensor histidine kinase — its product is MNLSGRWWSAGTVATGVVVGVLVGLERSSDSRTPGGILLAVVALAALVVAQLVWGRRAIEAEGTPSARAYGAVVVALVGLACLGSPTSAFVQIAAYPLLWRVSSDFRTGAWRSAALGAAVAVGSGLGPGDWLNGVVTGSVSAGFSIAMGAWFSSVYRYAAERAALVEELERAQEEVRALERSAGVDAERARVARELHDTVTQSLTGLVMVVQRSQRDHAGGADDAVTTANLDLLGDLATGALAESRALVTEYAPTAALADALARVTAAFERETGLAVELSCTASGLGREEEVAVLRTVQEALANVRKHARASRARVEVTGGEDGVAIEVSDDGVGPPTAPSPTAGYGLRGLHDRLALVGGWVAFGAREPRGGSLRAFVPTAPRSDAAARDEVAT
- a CDS encoding response regulator, encoding MPGAVVPAPVPAPVRVLVADDHPIVRAGIVGLLAGEGGVDVVGEAGDGAAAVELAARLRPDVVLMDLRMPVLDGVRATARVVALDRPRPRVLVLTTYESDEMILAAIEAGASGYLIKAAPPAEIVAGVRAVAAGTSALSPAVATALVARVRDQPGTAPTPGPRAPSAADATAVDVDAPTLTDREHDVLRLVADGLSNPAIGRRLFIGEATVKSHLLRVFAKLEVSDRTRAVTRAMELGLLERPTSPP
- a CDS encoding twin-arginine translocase TatA/TatE family subunit, producing the protein MISFPNPWEIGILIVVVLLVVGPERLPTFAAQLGRLVRELRDIARGATERVREEMGDSFDDLRDLDPRQYDPRRIVREALMEDVAPRRPPRAPRTATPPTSGAAAATAAAAAGGAAAARPRPSAPTGTGGTSASGAAPADGAPFDDEAT
- a CDS encoding PDZ domain-containing protein; the encoded protein is MRPGDVIVAIDGTPVTMPDELIIAIRARAPGETVVLTVREAGGDREVEVVLGEQASAAP
- a CDS encoding S1C family serine protease — translated: MAERESGPQHWPWPAPGETVGDPVPGGEQGTGQPFQQVVAPGGPSEQPPAPGRRGRRRRDRRRGVAVPAVAALTSLALLVGTLLGLVLAPRFGIETLADQAPGAGPADPTGPSDPSSPVPSTLPQPPSTGGPAATGGIDVTAIAAAALPSTVTLQIPTPDGMSRGSGFVLREDGHILTNAHVVAYAAESGAEITVVFSDGEQAVAELVGLTGDYDLAVVRVDRTDLVPLPLGDSDAVAVGNDVVAVGAPLGLQGTVTAGIVSALNRPVQAGEGEQTSFINAIQTDAAINPGNSGGPLLDSAGRVIGINSAIAQPQGVAAGGSIGLGFAIPSNQARRTAEQLIATGVATYPVIGVLLDSTYTGVGVKVAIEPSNGTEPLTPGEPPRPPGSGRATSSSRSTARP